In a genomic window of Drosophila takahashii strain IR98-3 E-12201 chromosome 3L, DtakHiC1v2, whole genome shotgun sequence:
- the Pep gene encoding zinc finger protein on ecdysone puffs isoform X1, protein MVSVKVNGNPQNRLGNNNPKVNGNMAFRGNQNRNRNFGGGNNNYGGPMGTNRMGGMNMSPWESQNPGGGQFGNNMRQGGGQMNAQAINLANNLLNNLFRNQNPPSLLDLPRGGGGMGNRNQRGGPMVSRGGGAGNRLNNRRGQGGGFQNRGATGSGPKPPQKQGGGGIRKQNAFDRAKKLLAKNANQNKKKEPTPGEKKIESPTKESPYASVPNDMFYCHLCKKHMWDANSFENHIKGRTHLMMREGIEESYRLKANMIRQEAKIAEQLKSIEFDRLKRMGKSKQRQLDYCTMCDLNFHGHISTHRKSEGHLQLKKFLHPKCIECNKEFATRIDYDTHLLSAEHLKKAAESNTKVGERKRQTLPISTEEEETRDLRLPQKRKKKPAKKEGDAAADGEGKKEGAGDGEAAEGDEAEGDEAKEGEENADETKEGEELNESQEEEEVALPVDPEDCILDFTDGDEIPSEVDTRLPKYNWQRAVGPGLISKLECYECSVCSKFFDTEVTAEIHSRTATHHRNFLKFINEKSSDTKIAQKRAAAALEENERKKRKVEESEAPATEGAAEEATEGAEGELYDPSEATGDDDDVEMVEDNAEGEGEGDEEVEGEGEGEEGGAGQDNGEEEMEAQDEQEQEAEPEPEPEPSPAKAAAPVEAAAPVAKTPAKTPAKAAAPAAAATPAAAAAATPDASPSPAKKATPARAAAGPKATPQRQRARGRYNRY, encoded by the exons ATGGTCAG CGTAAAGGTCAACGGAAATCCTCAGAATCGCTTAGGAAACAATAACCCAAAGGTCAACGGCAACATGGCATTCCGTGGCAACCAGAACCGCAATCGCAACTTCGgaggcggcaacaacaactatgGCGGACCCATGGGCACCAACCGAATGGGCGGCATGAACATGTCGCCTTGGGAATCGCAGAATCCCGGTGGCGGACAATTCGGCAACAACATGCGCCAGGGCGGCGGTCAGATGAACGCCCAGGCCATCAACTTGGCCAATAATCTGCTGAACAACCTGTTCAGGAACCAGAATCCACCATCGCTTCTCGATTTGCCCCGCGGCGGCGGAGGCATGGGAAATCGCAATCAACGCGGCGGCCCG ATGGTCAGTCGCGGCGGCGGTGCCGGCAATCGTCTCAATAACCGTCGTGGCCAGGGAGGTGGCTTCCAAAATCGTGGCGCCACTGGTAGTGGACCCAAGCCCCCGCAAAAGCAGGGCGGCGGCGGTATTCGCAAGCAAAATGCTTTTGATCGTGCCAAGAAACTTTTGGCTAAAAATgccaaccaaaataaaaagaaggaaCCCACTCCTGGCGAAAAGAAAATCGAGAG CCCCACCAAGGAGTCGCCCTACGCTAGTGTGCCGAACGACATGTTCTACTGTCATCTGTGCAAGAAGCACATGTGGGACGCCAACTCGTTTGAGAACCACATCAAGGGACGCACCCATCTGATGATGCGCGAGGGTATCGAGGAGAGCTATCGCCTCAAGGCCAACATGATCCGCCAGGAGGCCAAGATCGCCGAGCAGCTTAAATCCATCGAGTTCGACCGTTTGAAGCGCATGGGCAAGAGCAAGCAGCGCCAGTTGGACTACTGCACCATGTGCGACTTGAACTTCCACGGTCACATCTCGACCCATCGCAAGTCGGAGGGGCATTTGCAGCTGAAGAAGTTCCTGCATCCCAAGTGCATTGAGTGCAACAAGGAGTTCGCCACTCGCATCGACTACGACACACATTTGCTGTCCGCCGAGCATCTGAAGAAGGCCGCCGAGAGCAACACGAAGGTGGGAGAGCGCAAGCGCCAGACCCTGCCCATCAgcaccgaggaggaggagacccGCGATCTTCGTCTGCCCCAGAAGCGCAAGAAGAAGCCGGCCAAGAAGGAGGGCGACGCGGCCGCCGATGGCGAGGGCAAGAAGGAGGGAGCCGGCGATGGTGAGGCCGCGGAGGGCGATGAAGCCGAGGGCGATGAGGCCAAGGAGGGCGAGGAAAACGCCGACGAGACCAAGGAGGGCGAGGAGCTCAACGAGagccaggaggaggaggaggtggcccTGCCCGTGGATCCCGAGGACTGCATCCTTGACTTCACCGACGGCGACGAGATTCCCAGCGAGGTGGACACCCGCCTGCCCAAGTACAACTGGCAGCGTGCCGTCGGTCCCGGCCTGATCTCCAAGCTAGAGTGCTACGAGTGCTCGGTGTGCTCGAAGTTCTTCGACACCGAAGTGACCGCCGAGATTCACTCGCGCACGGCCACCCATCACCGCAACTTCTTGAAGTTCATCAACGAGAAGTCGAGCGACACCAAGATCGCCCAGAAGCGTGCTGCTGCCGCGCTGGAGGAGAATGAGCGCAAGAAGCGCAAGGTGGAGGAGTCAGAGGCTCCGGCCACCGAGGGCGCCGCCGAGGAAGCCACCGAGGGAGCCGAGGGTGAGCTGTACGATCCATCGGAGGCCACCGGCGATGACGACGATGTCGAGATGGTGGAGGACAATGCCGAGGGAGAGGGCGAGGGCGACGAGGAGGTCGAGGGCGAGGGTGAGGGCGAAGAAGGCGGCGCCGGCCAGGATAACGGGGAGGAGGAGATGGAGGCCCAGGatgagcaggagcaggaggctGAGCCGGAGCCCGAACCGGAGCCATCTCCAGCCAAGGCGGCGGCTCCCGTTGAAGCAGCGGCTCCCGTTGCCAAGACCCCAGCCAAGACTCCGGCCAAGGCAGCTGctccggctgctgctgcaacgCCCGCTGCTGCAGCGGCGGCGACGCCGGATGCATCGCCATCGCCGGCCAAGAAGGCAACTCCCGCTCGCGCTGCCGCCGGACCCAAGGCCACTCCGCAGCGCCAACGCGCCCGTGGTCGCTACAACCGCTATTAA
- the Pep gene encoding zinc finger protein on ecdysone puffs isoform X2, protein MAFRGNQNRNRNFGGGNNNYGGPMGTNRMGGMNMSPWESQNPGGGQFGNNMRQGGGQMNAQAINLANNLLNNLFRNQNPPSLLDLPRGGGGMGNRNQRGGPMVSRGGGAGNRLNNRRGQGGGFQNRGATGSGPKPPQKQGGGGIRKQNAFDRAKKLLAKNANQNKKKEPTPGEKKIESPTKESPYASVPNDMFYCHLCKKHMWDANSFENHIKGRTHLMMREGIEESYRLKANMIRQEAKIAEQLKSIEFDRLKRMGKSKQRQLDYCTMCDLNFHGHISTHRKSEGHLQLKKFLHPKCIECNKEFATRIDYDTHLLSAEHLKKAAESNTKVGERKRQTLPISTEEEETRDLRLPQKRKKKPAKKEGDAAADGEGKKEGAGDGEAAEGDEAEGDEAKEGEENADETKEGEELNESQEEEEVALPVDPEDCILDFTDGDEIPSEVDTRLPKYNWQRAVGPGLISKLECYECSVCSKFFDTEVTAEIHSRTATHHRNFLKFINEKSSDTKIAQKRAAAALEENERKKRKVEESEAPATEGAAEEATEGAEGELYDPSEATGDDDDVEMVEDNAEGEGEGDEEVEGEGEGEEGGAGQDNGEEEMEAQDEQEQEAEPEPEPEPSPAKAAAPVEAAAPVAKTPAKTPAKAAAPAAAATPAAAAAATPDASPSPAKKATPARAAAGPKATPQRQRARGRYNRY, encoded by the exons ATGGCATTCCGTGGCAACCAGAACCGCAATCGCAACTTCGgaggcggcaacaacaactatgGCGGACCCATGGGCACCAACCGAATGGGCGGCATGAACATGTCGCCTTGGGAATCGCAGAATCCCGGTGGCGGACAATTCGGCAACAACATGCGCCAGGGCGGCGGTCAGATGAACGCCCAGGCCATCAACTTGGCCAATAATCTGCTGAACAACCTGTTCAGGAACCAGAATCCACCATCGCTTCTCGATTTGCCCCGCGGCGGCGGAGGCATGGGAAATCGCAATCAACGCGGCGGCCCG ATGGTCAGTCGCGGCGGCGGTGCCGGCAATCGTCTCAATAACCGTCGTGGCCAGGGAGGTGGCTTCCAAAATCGTGGCGCCACTGGTAGTGGACCCAAGCCCCCGCAAAAGCAGGGCGGCGGCGGTATTCGCAAGCAAAATGCTTTTGATCGTGCCAAGAAACTTTTGGCTAAAAATgccaaccaaaataaaaagaaggaaCCCACTCCTGGCGAAAAGAAAATCGAGAG CCCCACCAAGGAGTCGCCCTACGCTAGTGTGCCGAACGACATGTTCTACTGTCATCTGTGCAAGAAGCACATGTGGGACGCCAACTCGTTTGAGAACCACATCAAGGGACGCACCCATCTGATGATGCGCGAGGGTATCGAGGAGAGCTATCGCCTCAAGGCCAACATGATCCGCCAGGAGGCCAAGATCGCCGAGCAGCTTAAATCCATCGAGTTCGACCGTTTGAAGCGCATGGGCAAGAGCAAGCAGCGCCAGTTGGACTACTGCACCATGTGCGACTTGAACTTCCACGGTCACATCTCGACCCATCGCAAGTCGGAGGGGCATTTGCAGCTGAAGAAGTTCCTGCATCCCAAGTGCATTGAGTGCAACAAGGAGTTCGCCACTCGCATCGACTACGACACACATTTGCTGTCCGCCGAGCATCTGAAGAAGGCCGCCGAGAGCAACACGAAGGTGGGAGAGCGCAAGCGCCAGACCCTGCCCATCAgcaccgaggaggaggagacccGCGATCTTCGTCTGCCCCAGAAGCGCAAGAAGAAGCCGGCCAAGAAGGAGGGCGACGCGGCCGCCGATGGCGAGGGCAAGAAGGAGGGAGCCGGCGATGGTGAGGCCGCGGAGGGCGATGAAGCCGAGGGCGATGAGGCCAAGGAGGGCGAGGAAAACGCCGACGAGACCAAGGAGGGCGAGGAGCTCAACGAGagccaggaggaggaggaggtggcccTGCCCGTGGATCCCGAGGACTGCATCCTTGACTTCACCGACGGCGACGAGATTCCCAGCGAGGTGGACACCCGCCTGCCCAAGTACAACTGGCAGCGTGCCGTCGGTCCCGGCCTGATCTCCAAGCTAGAGTGCTACGAGTGCTCGGTGTGCTCGAAGTTCTTCGACACCGAAGTGACCGCCGAGATTCACTCGCGCACGGCCACCCATCACCGCAACTTCTTGAAGTTCATCAACGAGAAGTCGAGCGACACCAAGATCGCCCAGAAGCGTGCTGCTGCCGCGCTGGAGGAGAATGAGCGCAAGAAGCGCAAGGTGGAGGAGTCAGAGGCTCCGGCCACCGAGGGCGCCGCCGAGGAAGCCACCGAGGGAGCCGAGGGTGAGCTGTACGATCCATCGGAGGCCACCGGCGATGACGACGATGTCGAGATGGTGGAGGACAATGCCGAGGGAGAGGGCGAGGGCGACGAGGAGGTCGAGGGCGAGGGTGAGGGCGAAGAAGGCGGCGCCGGCCAGGATAACGGGGAGGAGGAGATGGAGGCCCAGGatgagcaggagcaggaggctGAGCCGGAGCCCGAACCGGAGCCATCTCCAGCCAAGGCGGCGGCTCCCGTTGAAGCAGCGGCTCCCGTTGCCAAGACCCCAGCCAAGACTCCGGCCAAGGCAGCTGctccggctgctgctgcaacgCCCGCTGCTGCAGCGGCGGCGACGCCGGATGCATCGCCATCGCCGGCCAAGAAGGCAACTCCCGCTCGCGCTGCCGCCGGACCCAAGGCCACTCCGCAGCGCCAACGCGCCCGTGGTCGCTACAACCGCTATTAA
- the Pep gene encoding zinc finger protein on ecdysone puffs isoform X3: MFYCHLCKKHMWDANSFENHIKGRTHLMMREGIEESYRLKANMIRQEAKIAEQLKSIEFDRLKRMGKSKQRQLDYCTMCDLNFHGHISTHRKSEGHLQLKKFLHPKCIECNKEFATRIDYDTHLLSAEHLKKAAESNTKVGERKRQTLPISTEEEETRDLRLPQKRKKKPAKKEGDAAADGEGKKEGAGDGEAAEGDEAEGDEAKEGEENADETKEGEELNESQEEEEVALPVDPEDCILDFTDGDEIPSEVDTRLPKYNWQRAVGPGLISKLECYECSVCSKFFDTEVTAEIHSRTATHHRNFLKFINEKSSDTKIAQKRAAAALEENERKKRKVEESEAPATEGAAEEATEGAEGELYDPSEATGDDDDVEMVEDNAEGEGEGDEEVEGEGEGEEGGAGQDNGEEEMEAQDEQEQEAEPEPEPEPSPAKAAAPVEAAAPVAKTPAKTPAKAAAPAAAATPAAAAAATPDASPSPAKKATPARAAAGPKATPQRQRARGRYNRY; this comes from the coding sequence ATGTTCTACTGTCATCTGTGCAAGAAGCACATGTGGGACGCCAACTCGTTTGAGAACCACATCAAGGGACGCACCCATCTGATGATGCGCGAGGGTATCGAGGAGAGCTATCGCCTCAAGGCCAACATGATCCGCCAGGAGGCCAAGATCGCCGAGCAGCTTAAATCCATCGAGTTCGACCGTTTGAAGCGCATGGGCAAGAGCAAGCAGCGCCAGTTGGACTACTGCACCATGTGCGACTTGAACTTCCACGGTCACATCTCGACCCATCGCAAGTCGGAGGGGCATTTGCAGCTGAAGAAGTTCCTGCATCCCAAGTGCATTGAGTGCAACAAGGAGTTCGCCACTCGCATCGACTACGACACACATTTGCTGTCCGCCGAGCATCTGAAGAAGGCCGCCGAGAGCAACACGAAGGTGGGAGAGCGCAAGCGCCAGACCCTGCCCATCAgcaccgaggaggaggagacccGCGATCTTCGTCTGCCCCAGAAGCGCAAGAAGAAGCCGGCCAAGAAGGAGGGCGACGCGGCCGCCGATGGCGAGGGCAAGAAGGAGGGAGCCGGCGATGGTGAGGCCGCGGAGGGCGATGAAGCCGAGGGCGATGAGGCCAAGGAGGGCGAGGAAAACGCCGACGAGACCAAGGAGGGCGAGGAGCTCAACGAGagccaggaggaggaggaggtggcccTGCCCGTGGATCCCGAGGACTGCATCCTTGACTTCACCGACGGCGACGAGATTCCCAGCGAGGTGGACACCCGCCTGCCCAAGTACAACTGGCAGCGTGCCGTCGGTCCCGGCCTGATCTCCAAGCTAGAGTGCTACGAGTGCTCGGTGTGCTCGAAGTTCTTCGACACCGAAGTGACCGCCGAGATTCACTCGCGCACGGCCACCCATCACCGCAACTTCTTGAAGTTCATCAACGAGAAGTCGAGCGACACCAAGATCGCCCAGAAGCGTGCTGCTGCCGCGCTGGAGGAGAATGAGCGCAAGAAGCGCAAGGTGGAGGAGTCAGAGGCTCCGGCCACCGAGGGCGCCGCCGAGGAAGCCACCGAGGGAGCCGAGGGTGAGCTGTACGATCCATCGGAGGCCACCGGCGATGACGACGATGTCGAGATGGTGGAGGACAATGCCGAGGGAGAGGGCGAGGGCGACGAGGAGGTCGAGGGCGAGGGTGAGGGCGAAGAAGGCGGCGCCGGCCAGGATAACGGGGAGGAGGAGATGGAGGCCCAGGatgagcaggagcaggaggctGAGCCGGAGCCCGAACCGGAGCCATCTCCAGCCAAGGCGGCGGCTCCCGTTGAAGCAGCGGCTCCCGTTGCCAAGACCCCAGCCAAGACTCCGGCCAAGGCAGCTGctccggctgctgctgcaacgCCCGCTGCTGCAGCGGCGGCGACGCCGGATGCATCGCCATCGCCGGCCAAGAAGGCAACTCCCGCTCGCGCTGCCGCCGGACCCAAGGCCACTCCGCAGCGCCAACGCGCCCGTGGTCGCTACAACCGCTATTAA
- the Pep gene encoding zinc finger protein on ecdysone puffs isoform X4 yields MVSVKVNGNPQNRLGNNNPKVNGNMAFRGNQNRNRNFGGGNNNYGGPMGTNRMGGMNMSPWESQNPGGGQFGNNMRQGGGQMNAQAINLANNLLNNLFRNQNPPSLLDLPRGGGGMGNRNQRGGPPHQGVALR; encoded by the exons ATGGTCAG CGTAAAGGTCAACGGAAATCCTCAGAATCGCTTAGGAAACAATAACCCAAAGGTCAACGGCAACATGGCATTCCGTGGCAACCAGAACCGCAATCGCAACTTCGgaggcggcaacaacaactatgGCGGACCCATGGGCACCAACCGAATGGGCGGCATGAACATGTCGCCTTGGGAATCGCAGAATCCCGGTGGCGGACAATTCGGCAACAACATGCGCCAGGGCGGCGGTCAGATGAACGCCCAGGCCATCAACTTGGCCAATAATCTGCTGAACAACCTGTTCAGGAACCAGAATCCACCATCGCTTCTCGATTTGCCCCGCGGCGGCGGAGGCATGGGAAATCGCAATCAACGCGGCGGCCCG CCCCACCAAGGAGTCGCCCTACGCTAG
- the LOC108061646 gene encoding GTP-binding nuclear protein Ran-like isoform X2, which translates to MFGTPPARRRTNKDGYVTIKIYYDISAESNYNFEKPFLWMARKLIGDPNLEFVAMPALLPPEVRMDKDWQAQIDRDFQEAQATALPDEDDSLVKTSRSLYTLADKVMLTRCSSRDSRFSVSIFEFCF; encoded by the exons ATGTTTGGGACACCGCCGGCCAGGAGAAGGACCAACAAAGAtggttacgtaactattaaaata TATTACGACATTTCTGCCGAATCGAACTACAACTTCGAGAAACCATTCCTTTGGATGGCGCGCAAGCTGATTGGTGACCCCAACCTGGAGTTCGTTGCCATGCCAGCCCTGCTGCCGCCCGAGGTCAGGATGGACAAGGATTGGCAGGCGCAAATCGACCGGGACTTTCAGGAGGCTCAGGCGACCGCCCTGCCCGACGAGGACGATAGTCTAGTTAAaacaagccgaagcttatatacccttgcagataaagtaatgctcactcggtgcagttccagggattccagattcagcgtttctatttttgaattttgtttttaa
- the LOC108061646 gene encoding GTP-binding nuclear protein Ran-like isoform X1 translates to MFGTPPARRRTNKDGYVTIKIVTCIWFLLWYYDISAESNYNFEKPFLWMARKLIGDPNLEFVAMPALLPPEVRMDKDWQAQIDRDFQEAQATALPDEDDSLVKTSRSLYTLADKVMLTRCSSRDSRFSVSIFEFCF, encoded by the exons ATGTTTGGGACACCGCCGGCCAGGAGAAGGACCAACAAAGAtggttacgtaactattaaaatagttacgtgtatttggtttttgctttgg TATTACGACATTTCTGCCGAATCGAACTACAACTTCGAGAAACCATTCCTTTGGATGGCGCGCAAGCTGATTGGTGACCCCAACCTGGAGTTCGTTGCCATGCCAGCCCTGCTGCCGCCCGAGGTCAGGATGGACAAGGATTGGCAGGCGCAAATCGACCGGGACTTTCAGGAGGCTCAGGCGACCGCCCTGCCCGACGAGGACGATAGTCTAGTTAAaacaagccgaagcttatatacccttgcagataaagtaatgctcactcggtgcagttccagggattccagattcagcgtttctatttttgaattttgtttttaa
- the Ndfip gene encoding NEDD4 family-interacting protein 1-like produces MPHNNQPSPGDDQLGPPKADFSAPPPYEANVGHGQQVALPAQMSTLALATPDPGQMQMQMPMQVQLPGQADLMNAQLPPEIHGKLPTYEEVQMEKSLNGELPPAFLTLPSSQQLPPPPNPLLPPNPLRDGAAAVRSAQPALTFIAIDASDPENSLSTTDNLLGTDIMFITAFIVAFLFNWIGFLMLTCFCHTIAARYGALSGFGLSLAKWTLIVKHSTDLASHENSWLWWLICAFGFLISIRALIQYVSIKRSWRLLSASAQERLLFFY; encoded by the coding sequence ATGCCGCACAACAACCAGCCATCGCCCGGGGACGATCAATTGGGACCGCCAAAGGCGGACTTCAGTGCCCCACCGCCGTACGAGGCGAACGTGGGCCATGGCCAACAGGTGGCACTGCCGGCTCAGATGTCAACGCTGGCCCTAGCCACACCCGATCCCGgccagatgcagatgcagatgccgATGCAGGTGCAGCTTCCGGGCCAGGCGGATCTAATGAATGCACAGCTGCCGCCGGAGATACACGGGAAGCTGCCCACCTACGAGGAGGTGCAAATGGAAAAGTCGCTAAACGGAGAGCTGCCGCCCGCCTTTTTGACGCTGCCCTCCTCGCAGCAGCTTCCGCCTCCGCCGAATCCGCTGCTGCCGCCAAATCCGCTGCGCGATGGAGCCGCTGCTGTGCGATCCGCTCAGCCGGCGCTCACTTTTATCGCCATCGATGCCAGTGATCCGGAGAACAGCCTGTCGACCACGGACAACTTGCTCGGCACGGACATCATGTTCATCACGGCCTTCATTGTGGCGTTTCTCTTCAACTGGATCGGCTTCCTGATGCTCACCTGTTTCTGTCACACAATTGCCGCCCGATACGGAGCACTGTCGGGCTTCGGACTGTCCCTGGCCAAATGGACGCTGATCGTCAAGCACTCGACGGACCTGGCCTCGCACGAGAACTCCTGGCTCTGGTGGCTGATCTGCGCCTTTGGCTTCCTGATCAGCATACGCGCTTTAATTCAGTATGTGAGCATCAAGCGATCGTGGCGCCTGCTCTCCGCCTCCGCCCAAGAACGGCTGCTATTCTTCTACTAG